The proteins below come from a single Malus sylvestris chromosome 3, drMalSylv7.2, whole genome shotgun sequence genomic window:
- the LOC126614906 gene encoding uncharacterized protein LOC126614906 isoform X5 translates to MAEKKPVLDEDLKNVISLKALVDRGSNKVIFVESDGDFFDVLFSFLTMPMGRIVRLAEDSVPVEIGCLRNLYQSIEKFDVRNFRSNECRDMLLLPCNSADLQCQNLKLKIDDDRPTRYFRCYNGCFLSYYQSVICPSCASTFGWKIPVDNTQVGGVFVKERPRLIITDDLQVISPVSATSICLFSKLGVTDSKTTEELTFNMGIQEALNLLMHSFVSKTPLTEILLKNEPKPSLGDVHSSQGISIDSQMHGDTINEEEKNISLKLVVSKSKKIVCYAEAQEDFVNLLCSFLTLPLGYILEKMRNVSWKGCLDQLYKSVEDLDEKYLKSNFHKELLVNPKLAPGFRYENPLLGIEETSFYYLNEKLTTDKCCIPDNTSAESVKLNVFYPKSHEDSDESAQGFLKGPDTFTVTDNLVVRPLSLILEMSVIQELKVPFTDIEDHIVHMGKREALLLLVASFVGDSALTNTFIRELREPKQEQ, encoded by the exons ATGGCTGAAAAAAAGCCTGTGTTGGATGAGGATCTCAAAAATGTTATTAGCTTGAAGGCCTTGGTGGACAGGGGAAGCAACAAAGTTATCTTCGTAGAGTCCGACGGTGATTTTTTTGATGTTCTCTTCAGTTTCTTGACAATGCCCATGGGAAGAATTGTCAGGCTTGCTGAAGATTCAGTACCAGTGGAAATAGGTTGTCTAAGAAATTTGTATCAGAGTATTGAGAAATTTGACGTGCGTAACTTCCGGTCAAATGAATGTAGAGATATGTTGTTACTTCCCTGCAATTCTGCTGATCTTCAATGCCAGAACCTCAAGTTGAAAATTGACGATGATAGGCCAACACGGTACTTTCGGTGCTATAACGGATGCTTTTTAAGCTATTATCAAAGTGTCATCTGTCCTTCCTGTGCTTCTACTTTTGGTTGGAAGATTCCAGTGGATAATACTCAAGTTGGAGGCGTCTTTGTGAAAGAGCGACCCAGGCTGATAATTACCGATGATTTACAGGTCATTTCCCCAGTAAGTGCAACAagcatttgtttgttttcaaagcTAGGGGTCACAGATTCTAAAACTACGGAGGAGTTGACTTTCAATATGGGAATTCAGGAG GCTTTGAATTTGCTTATGCATTCGTTTGTATCAAAGACACCATTGACTGAAATTCTTCTGAAAAACGAACCAAAACCAAGTTTGGGAGATGTACATTCCAGTCAAGGAATATCGATTGATTCTCAAATGCATGGTGACACAATCAATGAGGAAGAGAAAAACATTTCTCTTAAGCTTGTAGTTAGCAAGTCTAAGAAGATTGTTTGTTATGCAGAGGCACAAGAGGATTTTGTCAATCTACTCTGCAGTTTCTTGACTCTCCCACTTGGGTATATATTAGAAAAGATGCGGAATGTTTCATGGAAAGGCTGTCTCGATCAGTTGTACAAGAGTGTCGAAGATCTTGATGAGAAATACTTGAAGTCAAATTTCCACAAGGAATTGTTGGTCAATCCAAAGCTTGCACCTGGTTTTCGATACGAGAACCCTCTGTTAGGAATCGAGGAAACCTCATTTTATTATCTCAACGAGAAGTTAACTACTGATAAGTGCTGTATTCCTGATAATACTTCAGCGGAGTCGGTTAAACTTAATGTTTTTTATCCCAAATCTCATGAAGATAGCGATGAAAGTGCTCAAGGTTTTCTGAAAGGACCTGATACCTTCACAGTGACTGACAATCTAGTTGTAAGACCGTTATCTCTAATCCTTGAAATGTCTGTTATTCAAGAATTGAAGGTACCTTTCACCGACATCGAGGACCATATCGTGCATATGGGCAAGAGGGAG GCTTTGCTTCTTTTGGTGGCCTCGTTTGTTGGTGATTCTGCTCTAACCAataccttcattagagagcttAGGGAGCCAAAGCAAGAACAATAA